The proteins below are encoded in one region of Takifugu rubripes chromosome 1, fTakRub1.2, whole genome shotgun sequence:
- the dhrs7cb gene encoding dehydrogenase/reductase (SDR family) member 7Cb: MALPFVMVLPLLIVVSAGVYYIYNEIILFMSKSLVRNKVVVITDAVSGVGTECSRLFHKGGARLILCGTSWDKLESLYDSLTNDADPKETFAPKLVLLDFSDMESMEDVVAEVVDCYGCVDVLICNSSMKLKAPVQNISLEMDRNIMDINYFGPSTLAKGVLPTMISRRSGHIVLVNSIQGRLAVPFRSSYAASKHAAQGFFDCLRAEVEEYGIVVSTISHTFINASERTPGKEAASKPNSLSTFIARQMCHGVRPSVLANEVMQTVNRKRKEVVMAHPIPRVALCLRSLLPSFLFAVLGAGVKDLVLPEQML, from the exons ATGGCTCTGCCCTTTGTGATGGTGTTGCCCCTGCTGATAGTGGTGTCAGCAGGGGTGTATTATATCTACAATGAGATCATACTGTTCATGTCCAAGTCCTTGGTGCGGAATAAAGTGGTGGTGATCACTGACGCTGTGTCCGGAGTTGGAACTG AGTGTTCTCGTCTCTTCCATAAGGGTGGCGCCAGACTGATCCTGTGTGGGACCAGCTGGGATAAACTGGAGTCTCTGTATGACTCTCTCACTAATGATGCAGACCCCAAAGAG ACGTTTGCCCCAAAGCTGGTGCTCCTGGACTTCAGTGACATGGAGAGCATGGAGGACGTGGTGGCTGAGGTTGTGGACTGCTACGGCTGTGTGGACGTCTTGATCTGTAACAGCAGCATGAAGCTGAAGGCCCCAGTGCAGAACATCTCCTTAGAAATGGACAGAAACATCATGGACATCAACTACTTTGGACCCAGCACTCTGGCTAAAG GAGTGCTTCCAACAATGATCTCGAGAAGATCGGGACACATTGTTCTTGTCAACAGTATCCAAGGGAGGCTGGCTGTCCCATTCAGGAGTTCAT ATGCTGCATCCAAGCATGCCGCCCAGGGTTTCTTCGACTGCCTGAGGGCTGAAGTGGAGGAGTACGGTATAGTTGTGAGCACCATCAGTCACACCTTCATTAATGCCTCTGAGCGAACACCTGGCAAGGAAGCTGCCTCAAAACCAAACAGCCTGTCTACAT TCATCGCCAGACAAATGTGCCACGGTGTGCGGCCATCCGTCCTTGCCAATGAGGTCATGCAAACggtgaacaggaagaggaaggaagtggTGATGGCCCACCCCATCCCCAGAGTGGCGCTCTGCCTccgttccctcctcccctccttcctctttgcTGTGCTGGGTGCTGGAGTGAAGGACTTAGTCTTGCCTGAGCAGATGCTGTAA